The sequence TAATTTTTGAATTACCCTTAATGAACGCTTGTTTTTAGGCATAATATTAGCTTCAATTCTATGTAGACCTTTTTCGTTAAATATGATTTCAATTGCTTTTTGAATTGCTTCAGTAATATAACCTTGATTAATCTCATCTTTATCTAATTTATATCCAAGATGACAGGATAAAAAAGAACCCTTCACGATATTATTAAAACTAACGGAACCAATTATTCTATTTTTGTCTTCCTTCTTAAAAATCCAGAATCTAAGGCAATTTCCTCTCCTTATATTAGTTAATTCCCCTTCCAGTTGTTCTTCTTGATATCTCTTTGTGTAAAATTCTTGGGTTTTTACAGGTTCCCATTCCTCTAAAAACGATTCGTTTCTTATGTAATAATCCAACACTAATTCTGCATAAGATTTATCTAATATTTTTAATACAAGACGTTTTGTTTCATAGAAATCCTCCATATAACTCCCTCCGATATTTTATCTTTCAAGAACTTATATTATCATCAAATTAAATTGTATAACTTATATGGACTAAAATATTACAATTTCAAAGCCATTTCATATTGACCAACTTTATATTTAAATCCCGATTTAAATATAAAGTTGGTCATGGATTCAGAATCTTCATCTATATTAAAAATTCTAATTTTTTGTGATTCCGTATTTTTTAATAAATCCGTAATGATACTTCTTCCAATCCCCTTATGTCTATAATTCTTGTCTACTGCTATTTGAGGAATATCTCCTGTCTTTTTACTAACAATTCCATAACCTATCTTTGTGTTATTAACACGAACAACGGAATACACGAATGTATCGGAAACAGCATTGATTGAATCTATAGAATTCTGCCATGATGGTATAAAATCCCAAAAACTCGTCATCAATTTCCATTCGTTAGATTTAATTCTATTGACATGTTCAACCTTATAAGCCATACTATGATCATACTCATCCTTATTATCCAATTCAAAACACAACAAATTTCTTATAATCTTAAATCCTTGTTTTTTATAAATCCGTACTGCTGACGTATTTGATTGGATTACTTCAAGAAGGTATCGGCTCACATCTTTTTTGTTAAACAACTCTTTAACCTTTAGAAGCATATTATTCGTTATCCCTTGTTTTCTATATTCTCTTATAACACCTGTTCCTATATCATAGACAGTTTGCTCTCCTCTCCAGTTTCTCAGCCCATTCAAAACAAAACCTGCCAGTTCCTCATCTTTAAACGCACCTATCGAAATCCCAGGAACATAACCTCTTCTTTGCAACAATTGGCAAAAATCAAAAAGCGACAAATCTATTTCAACTTGATAATCGGAAAATGCCCCTAAAAATCCCTTATAAAGCATTTCAATATTTGTATTTTCAAGGGTTTTATAATCAAACATATTAGTTTTCTCCTTTTCATCCCTTCATCAATATAAATCATACATAAGCCATAAAATTTAAACCTTTTATAATTTATATTTATATTGCTGCTTTTTTCAGGCATATTAAATTTTTTATATAACCGATTGCTTGTACCTAACAAGGAGATAGTCATCATAATTTTTAAATCCCAATGAAGTGTAAGCTTTGACAGCAGGTAAATTGTTCTTTACAACAGAAAGAGTCGGCAATTTTCCCCTCTCAACTATCCTTCTGCATATTTCCGATACAATTGCTTTACAATATCCCTTATTTCTTTCATCCTGAACTGTATAAACACCTCCGATTTGATTAATCTTAGGAGTATAAGTCTGGATACACGCCTGAGCTACAATTTTACCGTTTCTTTCCCCAATGATAAAATCTTCTTCCTCTTCTCTTTGGATTAATGTGTTTTTAATGCTTTCTCTCGTCTGAATTTGGTTGAATCCATTTATGCGAGCATTCAACACAAAATCTACTACGTCTTTACTATCCACTCCCCTTATATCTCTAAAATTTAAATCATTTAATATAAAGGGTTTAAAATTCTTATTTATAAAATACGAACCTTCACTATATTCCTCAATCTCTTTATAATCTTTGAGTCCTTCATATAAAGGCCTTACAATCCTGTTCATTCCCAATAAAAACTCAAACTTCCTCTTTTTCATAATTCCCACAAATAAAGGAACAGCATCATCAACGATACACCTCCGTAAATAAAAATTATAAGTAATGCGATGTTTCAGTGGGCATATCTTTTTTCTTTAATCTTTCTTCAATAATATCCTTAATTATAGAATAAATTATTGTAAATAAAGGAACTCCTATAATCATTCCTACTATTCCAAATGCCTTTCCCATTACCAAAATGGAAAACAAAATCCAAAAAGCCGATATTCCAAGAGAATCCCCCAAAATTTTAGGTTCTATAAGATTGGCATCTGTTTGTTGTATTATTAATATAATAAGTAAAAACCATAGCGCTTTTATTGGCGAAACAAAAAATATTATTATAAAAGATGGAATAGCCCCAAGAAATGGGCCAAAAAACGGAATAACATTTGTAATCCCTACCGTAAATGAAATCAACACAGCATAAGGCATTTTAAATATTGTTAAAACAATAAATGTTATTATTCCTATAATAAATGCATCTAATATCTTTCCGCCTATAAATCTGTTAAATATATTATTGCTTCTATAAAATAACTTTAAGATTTCCATTGCTCCCGTTTTTGAAAATAAGGAATAAACTATTTTTTTCCCTAAAGCAAAAAACCTTTCCTTATCAATTAAAACATAAATGGAGATAATCAATCCTAAAATTATATTCCAAATACCGGATATTGCTGTTTTAAATAAATTGCCCAACATAGGAACCAAATCGTCGGAAACATTATTAATATAATTTACAAATTCATTCCATTTTTCAACTGCGAAATCTAAATATTCCTCTCTTATATTTAAGCGTGAGACTAAATTATTTAATAACTCGTCTCCTTTGTCAATATAATAAGGAATATTGTTTATTAAACCTACAATGCTGGCAGACAACTGAGGCAGTATAAAATTCATAAATAAATATAACATCAATAGAGTAGTAACATAGGTAAGCAAAATACCTATCCTTCTTTTATTTTTTTGTTTCAGTTTATTTAAAGTTCCAAGGGTTAATACTTTTTTTTCATAAAATTTTAATATAAAATTCAAAAGGTAGCCGATCGTCAAACCTATAATAAACGGCTGAAGCACTGATACAGCATTTGATACATGAACTCTAAGCGAACTTATCCGTGATATTATAAGGTAAAATATAATACTACAACAGATTACTATAAAAGAATACACGGATATTGTAGTATAATTTCTATTCCAATTTATTTTCAACTCTTTTTCTCTCCTAATATTAATAATATTTTTTATAACGAATAAGAAAGTTCCCACTTATAAAATACTGATTAAAAAGAACTTTCCGTAAATGAGTTTCAAGAAAAGCTTTCTTATAATATAATTTTTCGATAGAAGCTTTTCTTATAACCCATAGGGAAATCAAGATTTCCTTAATATAAATTTCCCGTTAAGTGGGTTTCAAGAAAGGCTTCCTCATAATTCTTTGATAGAAGCTTTTCTTATATTGATTCTATTATAAACATTAATTCTACCTATATGTCAATATTTTTTTAATAAAAAAGGTTTCTATTGAAATACCAATATGTTAAATAGGCCTTTTTTGAAATCCATTCCATGGAAAATATAAATTAAGGTAAAATATGTTTTCCTATGGGTTATAAGAATTAATTTTATTGTAATTATCTCAGAAAAAACTTTATATACAGCCTAAAAGGACAGTTTTTTAAAAAAACTGTCCTTTTGATCTCTTATATTTTGAAATTTTTAATCCATTTTAAATTTTCTAACCATTTCATTAAGTTTCTGTGCAAGTTCCGCTTGCTCTTGAGCAACTTGAGCAACCTCTTCAACTCCTTGGGAAGAATCACTTATACTGTCTTCTATTTCGTGTGTATCCTCCGATACTTTTTGAGATGTATTTGCCATAACTTGGATAGCTTCACTTACTTGTTCTACCGTTGCATTAATTTCTTCAGTCATAGAAGCAACTTCTTCTGATATTTCACTTAAGAAACCCGCATCTTCATAATATTGTCTTCCTGTTTCTGCAAAAGAATTTAAATGCAAATTTATGTTTTCTTCCATGAATTTTAATATTTCACTTCCATTGTTAGATAAGTTAATAAAAGCATTCTTAACTATTTCCACAGTATCATATATATCCGATACCGATTGTGCAGACTGTTCCGCAAGCTTCCCTATCTCTTCCGCTACTACCGCAAACCCTTTTCCATGTTCTCCAGCTCTTGCTGCTTCTATAGATGCATTCAATGCAAGAAGGTTAGTCTTTGATGAGATACTTGAAATAGTATCTGCCATTATTTTTATTTTATCTACTACCCTTCCATCTTCTATTGCTTTTAAAATAGCTTTCTTTTTCTCTTCATTCATTTGTTTCGTACTATCTACGGATTTCTTAGCCTCTTTCTGAACATTTAAAGCCTTTTCTTTTATGTCACTCGCATGATTATTTCCTTCAACTGCTCTGTCTGAAAGCTGTGAAATACTTGCATTCACTTCTTCTACGGACGCAGTTATCTCTTGTGCCGAAGAGCTGGAATCTTGAACACCTTTTACTATTTCCGAGGTGGAACCGTTTATTGTCTCAATCTTTGCTGCAATCTCTTCTACAGATGAAGAAAGTTCCTCACTTAGCGAACTTAAATTCCCTGAGGTATCCACAATATCTTTAATTATTCTGATTAACCCTTTTTGCATCGTTTCCACAGAATTTGCTATATCGCCTACTTCATCCTTTCTGTCCAAATACTTTTTAGGCACATGATATGTAAAATCTCCATTTGAAACAATCTTTAAATGTTTAGAGGTGAGAATCATAGGAGCCACAATATCTTTATTTAGCATAAAACCGAGTATAATACAAAGAATAATTCCAAAGCCCGTCAATATTATCATTGCAAGTCTTAAATTGTCCTGATAAATACTATTAATTCCCACACAACCGATTATTACAATAAATAAAGCTATAAGTATAAATGATACCAATAATTTATACTTAATTTTAAACTTCTTGCCCATAATTTTCATTCCTCCTAAGTAAGTTTTAAATTGTCTAATAATTCTCAGCCTTTGTTTTTTGACAATTAATTTTTAAAGCTATATTATTTATTAAAACAATATAAATATTTTGTTTAAATTATCGGCAAATTTTTTTAATATGGAATTATTAATACGCCAATATATGACTTAATATTACATTTATTTTATATTATGTTATATATATTGTTTGAATTTGTAAAAAAATTATTAAAAGTTGGTTTTTAAGATATATTATGTTATAATTTATTAAACAAAATATTTATTTTGTACCATTTTATGCTTAGGAGGAAAACAATGGAGCAAAATTACAATAGACGAATAAAATATCTGACACAACAAGAAACAAGAAACCTTTTCATGGAAATCAGCAACTTAAAAAACATTCATAACACAAGAAATTTGGCAATATTTAGGATTGCATACAGGTGTGCACTGAGAGCATCGGAAATAGCCCTAATAAGACTGCAAGACTATAATGCTGGGAAAGGGGAACTTTACTGTAAAAGGCTTAAAGGTAGCTGCAATAATACAATACGGCTTGATAGTAAAACAAAAGCAGCTTTAGACAAATATATAAGTGAAGCGAATATATCGTCTAACTCCGAAGTGCTTTTCAAAAGCCAAAAAAATAAACCCATTTCGAGGCAAACTCTTGATTACTTAATGAAAAAATATTGTATGCTTGCTAAAATCGACGATAAAAGCAAACATCACTTTCATACCCTGAAACATACTGCGGCAGTTCACCTGGCCGAATCAGATATGGACATAAAGGAACTCCAGTGGTGGCTTGGTCATAAGTCCGTTTCAAATACAGAAATCTACTTTCAATTTACTACAAAGCAACAAGAAAAAATGTACGCAAAACTTGAAAAAAACAGCGAAATGGTTTAAAAGGATGCCATGGACCATATTCAAATCAACTATTGCAACAGTAATCTTGCTCACAAAGAATCTCTCGGTACTTTCATATCTCATCAAAAGTTACAATTTACAAGGATAATCCGTATTGACATATGTTTTCATTACAATTTGTACCTGAGCAAAGCGAAAGGATGTGAGTTAAAATGAAATATGGAATTATAACTATCGGTTCTCAAGGGGATATTAACCCCTTTATTGCCCTTGGAAAACGGCTTCAAAGCCGGGGACATCATGTGCGAATAGCAGCATTTCACAAGTTTGAAGAATATATCAGGTCAGAAGGCTTTGAATATGCACC is a genomic window of Acidilutibacter cellobiosedens containing:
- a CDS encoding GNAT family N-acetyltransferase → MEDFYETKRLVLKILDKSYAELVLDYYIRNESFLEEWEPVKTQEFYTKRYQEEQLEGELTNIRRGNCLRFWIFKKEDKNRIIGSVSFNNIVKGSFLSCHLGYKLDKDEINQGYITEAIQKAIEIIFNEKGLHRIEANIMPKNKRSLRVIQKLGFYNEGIAYKYLRINGKWEDHIHMVLLNGKV
- a CDS encoding GNAT family N-acetyltransferase, with the translated sequence MFDYKTLENTNIEMLYKGFLGAFSDYQVEIDLSLFDFCQLLQRRGYVPGISIGAFKDEELAGFVLNGLRNWRGEQTVYDIGTGVIREYRKQGITNNMLLKVKELFNKKDVSRYLLEVIQSNTSAVRIYKKQGFKIIRNLLCFELDNKDEYDHSMAYKVEHVNRIKSNEWKLMTSFWDFIPSWQNSIDSINAVSDTFVYSVVRVNNTKIGYGIVSKKTGDIPQIAVDKNYRHKGIGRSIITDLLKNTESQKIRIFNIDEDSESMTNFIFKSGFKYKVGQYEMALKL
- a CDS encoding GNAT family N-acetyltransferase, which produces MKKRKFEFLLGMNRIVRPLYEGLKDYKEIEEYSEGSYFINKNFKPFILNDLNFRDIRGVDSKDVVDFVLNARINGFNQIQTRESIKNTLIQREEEEDFIIGERNGKIVAQACIQTYTPKINQIGGVYTVQDERNKGYCKAIVSEICRRIVERGKLPTLSVVKNNLPAVKAYTSLGFKNYDDYLLVRYKQSVI
- a CDS encoding AI-2E family transporter; translated protein: MKINWNRNYTTISVYSFIVICCSIIFYLIISRISSLRVHVSNAVSVLQPFIIGLTIGYLLNFILKFYEKKVLTLGTLNKLKQKNKRRIGILLTYVTTLLMLYLFMNFILPQLSASIVGLINNIPYYIDKGDELLNNLVSRLNIREEYLDFAVEKWNEFVNYINNVSDDLVPMLGNLFKTAISGIWNIILGLIISIYVLIDKERFFALGKKIVYSLFSKTGAMEILKLFYRSNNIFNRFIGGKILDAFIIGIITFIVLTIFKMPYAVLISFTVGITNVIPFFGPFLGAIPSFIIIFFVSPIKALWFLLIILIIQQTDANLIEPKILGDSLGISAFWILFSILVMGKAFGIVGMIIGVPLFTIIYSIIKDIIEERLKKKDMPTETSHYL
- a CDS encoding methyl-accepting chemotaxis protein, with the protein product MGKKFKIKYKLLVSFILIALFIVIIGCVGINSIYQDNLRLAMIILTGFGIILCIILGFMLNKDIVAPMILTSKHLKIVSNGDFTYHVPKKYLDRKDEVGDIANSVETMQKGLIRIIKDIVDTSGNLSSLSEELSSSVEEIAAKIETINGSTSEIVKGVQDSSSSAQEITASVEEVNASISQLSDRAVEGNNHASDIKEKALNVQKEAKKSVDSTKQMNEEKKKAILKAIEDGRVVDKIKIMADTISSISSKTNLLALNASIEAARAGEHGKGFAVVAEEIGKLAEQSAQSVSDIYDTVEIVKNAFINLSNNGSEILKFMEENINLHLNSFAETGRQYYEDAGFLSEISEEVASMTEEINATVEQVSEAIQVMANTSQKVSEDTHEIEDSISDSSQGVEEVAQVAQEQAELAQKLNEMVRKFKMD
- a CDS encoding tyrosine-type recombinase/integrase; this translates as MEQNYNRRIKYLTQQETRNLFMEISNLKNIHNTRNLAIFRIAYRCALRASEIALIRLQDYNAGKGELYCKRLKGSCNNTIRLDSKTKAALDKYISEANISSNSEVLFKSQKNKPISRQTLDYLMKKYCMLAKIDDKSKHHFHTLKHTAAVHLAESDMDIKELQWWLGHKSVSNTEIYFQFTTKQQEKMYAKLEKNSEMV